A portion of the Scleropages formosus chromosome 13, fSclFor1.1, whole genome shotgun sequence genome contains these proteins:
- the sybl1 gene encoding vesicle-associated membrane protein 7, producing MAILFAVVARGTTILAKHAWCGGNFLEVTEQILAKIPSENNKLTYSHGSYLFHYICHDRIIYLCITDDDFERSRAFSFLNEVKKRFQTTYGSRAQTALPYAMNSEFSSTLAAQMKHHSDLRGSDRVTETQMQVDDLKGIMVRNIDLVAQRGEKLELLIDKTENLVDSSVTFKTTSRNLARAICMKNLKLTIIIVVVSIIILYIIVSASCGGLSWPTCVKK from the exons atggcgatccTGTTTGCAGTGGTGGCTCGTGGCACCACCATCCTGGCCAAGCACGCCTGGTGCGGCGGAAACTTCCTGGAGGTGACAGAGCAGATCTTGGCCAAGATCCCATCCGAGAACAACAAACTGACTTACTCCCATGGCAG CTATCTCTTTCACTACATTTGTCACGACAGAATTATCTATCTGTGCATCACAGATGAT GACTTTGAGAGATCCAGGGCCTTCAGCTTCTTAAATGAGGTAAAGAAGCGCTTCCAAACAACGTATGGGTCACGGGCACAGACAGCGCTCCCGTATGCCATGAACAGCGAATTCTCCAGCACGCTAGCTGCTCAGATG AAGCACCACTCAGATCTTCGGGGTTCCGACCGCGTTACTGAGACCCAAATGCAGGTGGATGACCTGAAGGGTATCATGGTTCGCAATATCG ACCTCGTGGCCCAGAGGGGAGAGAAACTGGAGCTGCTGATTGACAAGACTGAAAACCTGGTTGACTCT TCTGTTACCTTCAAAACCACCAGCCGTAACCTTGCACGGGCCATATGCATGAAGAATCTGAAATTAACCATCATCATTGTGGTGGTGTCCATA ATCATCCTATACATCATCGTCTCTGCATCCTGTGGGGGTCTGAGCTGGCCTACTTGTGTGAAGAAATAA
- the polr1d gene encoding DNA-directed RNA polymerases I and III subunit RPAC2, translating to MAGTEETRKPVLEMVQAEGTDEGCVTFVLHDEDHTLGNSLRYMVMKNPDVEFCGYSITHPSESKINFRIQTRGGLPAVEPFRKGLNDLTEVCQYVLDTFEARVKEFSDREAAMD from the exons ATGGCAGGAACGGAGGAGACTAGGAAACCTGTACTTGAAATG GTACAAGCAGAAGGAACAGATGAAGGCTGCGTCACTTTCGTCCTACATGACGAGGACCACACCCTGGGCAACTCTCTGCGATACATGGTCATGAAGAA CCCTGATGTGGAATTCTGTGGATATAGTATCACGCACCCCTCAGAAAGCAAGATCAATTTCCGCATCCAAACACGAG GGGGCCTTCCAGCAGTGGAGCCGTTTCGCAAGGGCCTCAACGACCTGACAGAGGTGTGCCAGTATGTCCTTGACACGTTTGAG GCCCGAGTGAAGGAGTTCAGTGATCGGGAAGCAGCTATGGACTGA
- the nup62l gene encoding nucleoporin 62 like: MSGFSFGQTTTAFSFSTPKTTAGAAPASGFGLTNSTPAQPGGGGFSFQTSAPTPASSSQTSSLFPLPVQGTQSTQGGFSFSTPAQTSTTGGGFSFGISTPKPATTGLTLTSMAAPSSGSGFTFGSGPTTQTSVAQPQVSTGGFSLGGLTATQPSGGFSFGGAKVQVTAASTAATGGGFTFGSSTSAATTAAASQPSATFTLGSQPTGLTLSSCVPATTAVTTTTQGSGFSFGIKPSATPTPTPTPTSTPGPASTTIPASQTTASSLFTTPAPSAVSTVSTGFTLGATSTAGSAATTSAATGTVGLMLKPLGAATTTITTTTASATTTAATTFSLGLKPVGTMAPIAGTATSTTTATAASAPPVMTYAQLEALINKWSLELEDQERHFLQQATQVNAWDRMLVENGEKITSLHKEMEKVKLDQRRLDQELDFILSQQKELEDLLGPLEESVKEQSGTIYMQNADEERERTYKLAENVDAQLKRMSQDLKEIIEHLNTSSGPADTSDPLQQICKILNAHMDSLQWIDQNSVLLQRRVEEVSKLCESRRKEQEKSFHINFE, encoded by the exons ATGAGCGGGTTCAGTTTTGGGCAGACCACGACGGCATTTTCTTTCAGTACACCTAAGACCACCGCCGGGGCTGCTCCTGCTTCTGGCTTTGGACTAACCAACAGCACACCAGCTCAGCCAGGAGGAGGGGGCTTCTCATTCCAGACCTCGGCTCCGACCCCGGCATCCAGTTCTCAGACCTCCAGTCTTTTCCCTTTGCCTGTCCAGGGAACCCAGAGCACTCAGGGGGGCTTTAGCTTCAGCACCCCGGCGCAAACCAGCACCACGGGCGGAGGCTTCAGCTTTGG CATCTCGACTCCAAAGCCTGCTACAACTGGCCTGACACTTACCTCTATGGCGGCTCCTTCCTCGGGGTCAGGCTTCACATTTGGATCGGGGCCCACCACTCAGACCAGCGTGGCTCAGCCACAAGTTTCAACAGGAGGATTTTCCCTGGGAGGCCTAACTGCCACTCAGCCTTCAGGAGGGTTCAGTTTTGGAGGTGCTAAGGTTCAGGTCACCGCGGCTTCAACAGCTGCGACAGGCGGCGGGTTCACATTTGGGAGCAGCACGTCAGCCGCAACAACTGCTGCAGCAAGTCAGCCTTCAGCCACTTTCACTCTGGGCAGCCAGCCTACAG GCCTGACTTTGAGCTCTTGTGTCCCAGCAACAACAGCAGTGACAACCACAACCCAGGGTTCTGGCTTTTCCTTTGGAATAAAACCTTCAG CTACTCCAACTCCAACTCCAACCCCGACCTCGACCCCAGGCCCGGCCTCCACCACCATCCCTGCCAGCCAAACCACCGCTTCTTCTCTCTTCACTACACCTGCACCTTCTGCAGTATCAACTGTTTCTACGGGGTTCACTt TGGGGGCCACATCCACAGCTGGCAGTGCTGCCACCACCTCAGCTGCCACTGGCACTGTGGGATTGATGCTCAAACCGCTGGGGGcagccaccaccaccatcaccaccacaaCAG CTTCAGCTACTACCACTGCTGCCACAACTTTCTCACTTGGCCTGAAGCCTGTGGGCACCATGGCTCCGATTGCTGGTACTGCCACGTCCACCACTACCGCCACCGCAGCTAG tgCCCCCCCAGTGATGACATATGCTCAGCTAGAGGCCCTCATCAACAAGTGGAGTCTGGAGCTGGAGGACCAGGAGAGGCActtcctccagcaggccacACAGGTCAATGCCTGGGACCGCATGCTTGTGGAGAATGGAGAGAAG ATTACATCGTTGCATAAAGAGATGGAGAAGGTGAAACTGGATCAGAGAAG gctggaccaggagctggatTTTATTCTGTCACAGCAGAAGGAACTGGAAGACCTGCTGGGTCCTCTGGAGGAGTCGGTGAAGGAGCAGAGCGGCACTATTTACATGCAGAATGCAGatgaggagagggagaggac GTACAAGTTGGCTGAGAACGTGGATGCTCAGCTCAAGAGAATGTCCCAGGATCTGAAGGAGATCATTGAGCACCTCAACACATCCAGCGGCCCTGCTGACACCAGCGACCCT CTTCAGCAGATCTGCAAAATTCTGAATGCACACATGGACTCGCTGCAGTGGATAGATCAGAACTCAG TTCTTCTTCAGAGGCGTGTGGAGGAGGTGTCGAAACTGTGTGAAAGTCGTCGTAAGGAACAGGAGAAGAGCTTTCATATCAACTTTGAGTGA
- the LOC108925341 gene encoding calnexin-like translates to MRAQSCPLCAYIYLIMAAHGVQGVYKPPPVPEEAYFAESFDSGPLEKKWVVSKALKEEDGKTLKYDGQWVLEEPSNQASSGNKGLVMKSPGRHHAIAAPLGTIFHFRDKPLILQYEVFFQSGTDCEGAYIKLLSHTPQLRLSQFNSSTPYAIMFGPDKCGSSMKVHFIFRRRNPLSGQYQEKHARQSDQDLSKYFSDRQAHLYTLRLYPDNIYEILIDQSLISKGSLLEDVDPPVNPPREIPDPDDTKPTDWDDRRRIPDPTAAKPSDWDEKAPERIPDHTAQKPPGWLEDAEPFILDPEAERPDDWNEEMDGEWEPPRVPNPACSQAIGCGPWLPPMIHNPAYKGKWRPPMIDNPRYQGEWQPRMIPNPEYFEDLEPFQMSTVGAVGFELWSLTGGVLFDNILLCSDPTVAQRWTDHSWGQRQTPGLFMQLLLATERRPWLWGVYVFTIGLPAILFISFMWPEKRFGPSDQDYYYKKSDAPQPDTPHDPEGTPTLEAYGAVKNSGPRKREARELQKN, encoded by the exons ATGCGGGCGCAGTCATGTCCTTTGTGCGCATATATCTACTTAATCATGGCAGCACATGGTGTGCAG GGTGTCTACAAACCTCCTCCAGTGCCAGAAGAAGCTTATTTTGCAGAGTCTTTTGATTCAGGCCCGCTAGAGAA GAAATGGGTCGTTTCGAAGGCACTGAAAGAAGAAGACGGGAAGACCCTTAAATATGACG GGCAGTGGGTTCTGGAAGAGCCCAGCAACCAGGCTTCATCTGGAAACAAGGGGCTGGTCATGAAGTCCCCGGGTCGACACCATGCCATCGCAGCCCCGCTGGGCACCATCTTCCACTTCAGAGACAAACCGCTGATCCTGCA GTATGAAGTGTTCTTTCAGAGCGGGACTGACTGCGAGGGGGCCTACATCAAACTCCTCTCCCACACTCCCCAGCTTCGCCTG AGTCAGTTCAACAGCTCCACCCCGTACGCCATCATGTTTGGTCCGGACAAGTGCGGCAGCAGCATGAAGGTGCACTTCATCTTTCGGCGCAGGAACCCACTAAGCGGACAGTACCAGGAGAAACATGCCAGACAGTCAGATCAGGACCTCAGCAAATACTTCAGTGACCGCCAGGCTCATCTGTACACGCTCA GACTCTACCCTGACAACATCTATGAGATCCTCATTGACCAGTCTCTGATAAGTAAGGGAAGCCTTCTGGAGGATGTAGACCCTCCTGTGAATCCACCTCGAGAGATCCCTGACCCTGATGACACAAAGCCTACAGACTGGGATGACAGACGCCGTATCCCTGACCCCACAGCTGCTAAACCCTCAGATTG GGATGAGAAAGCTCCTGAGCGCATCCCTGACCACACCGCCCAGAAGCCACCAGGCTGGCTGGAAGATGCTGAGCCTTTCATCTTGGACCCAGAAGCAGAGCGGCCAGACGACTG GAATGAGGAGATGGATGGCGAGTGGGAGCCCCCCAGGGTTCCCAATCCAGCTTGCTCTCAAGCGATCGGATGCGGCCCTTGGCTGCCACCCATGATCCATAACCCAGCCTATAAGGGGAAGTGGAGGCCCCCAATGATTGACAACCCCCGTTACCAG GGAGAGTGGCAGCCCCGAATGATCCCCAACCCAGAGTACTTTGAGGACCTCGAGCCCTTCCAGATGAGCACGGTGGGGGCTGTGGGGTTCGAGCTGTGGTCCTTGACAGGGGGTGTGCTCTTTGACAACATCCTGCTGTGTTCTGACCCCACAGTGGCCCAGCGCTGGACTGACCACAGCTGGGGGCAGAGACAGACT CCAGGGCTGTTCATGCAGCTCCTCTTGGCCACAGAGCGGCGTCCCTGGCTCTGGGGCGTGTATGTCTTCACCATCGGCCTCCCTGCCATCCTCTTCATCAGCTTCATGTGGCCTGAGAAG AGGTTTGGGCCCTCAGACCAGGATTACTACTACAAGAAGTCTGACGCACCACAGCCTGACACCCCCCATGACCCAGAGGGCACGCCCACCCTAGAGGCTTACG GGGCTGTGAAGAATAGCGGGCCAAGGAAACGAGAGGCCAGGGAATTGCAGAAAAACTGA